The Hyphomicrobium sp. MC1 genome window below encodes:
- a CDS encoding argininosuccinate synthase gives MSAAPKSVKKVVLAYSGGLDTSIILKWLQETYGAEVVTFTADLGQGEELEPARQKALMLGIKPENIFVEDLREEFVRDYVFPMFRANTLYEGIYLLGTSIARPLIAKKQIEIARKVGADTVCHGATGKGNDQVRFELGYYALEPGIKIIAPWREWTFKGREELLKFAREHQIPVAKDKEGESPFSVDANLLHSSSEGKVLEDPAKKPPEVVYQRTISPMDAPDKVTTIKIGFENGDAVSLNGQALSPATLLKALNDLGRDNGIGRIDLVENRFVGMKSRGVYETPGGTILLAAHRAIESLTLDRGAAHLKDEIMPRYAELIYNGFWFSPEREMLQALIDKSQENVEGEVTLELYKGNVITVGRESTKSLYSPTLVTFEDDKGAYDQKDAAGFIKLNALRLRTLGKRNQG, from the coding sequence ATGAGCGCCGCGCCCAAATCCGTGAAGAAAGTTGTCCTCGCCTATTCGGGCGGCCTCGACACCTCCATCATCCTGAAATGGCTGCAAGAGACGTATGGCGCCGAAGTCGTGACGTTCACGGCCGATCTCGGCCAGGGTGAAGAGCTCGAGCCCGCCCGCCAGAAGGCGCTGATGCTCGGCATCAAGCCGGAGAACATTTTCGTCGAAGACCTGCGCGAGGAATTCGTCCGCGACTACGTCTTTCCGATGTTCCGCGCCAACACGCTTTACGAAGGCATCTATCTGCTCGGCACCTCGATCGCCCGGCCGCTGATCGCCAAGAAGCAGATCGAGATCGCGCGCAAGGTCGGCGCCGACACCGTTTGCCACGGCGCGACCGGCAAGGGCAACGATCAGGTCCGCTTCGAGCTTGGCTATTATGCGCTTGAACCCGGCATCAAGATCATCGCCCCGTGGCGGGAATGGACGTTCAAGGGCCGCGAAGAGCTTCTGAAGTTCGCGCGCGAACATCAGATTCCAGTCGCCAAGGACAAGGAAGGGGAATCGCCGTTCTCGGTCGACGCCAACCTTCTGCATTCTTCGTCCGAAGGCAAAGTGCTGGAAGACCCGGCGAAGAAGCCGCCGGAAGTCGTCTATCAGCGCACGATCTCGCCGATGGATGCGCCCGACAAAGTCACGACCATCAAGATCGGCTTCGAGAACGGCGACGCCGTTTCTCTGAATGGTCAGGCACTCTCGCCCGCGACGCTGCTGAAAGCGCTGAACGATCTCGGCCGCGATAACGGCATCGGCCGCATCGATCTCGTCGAAAACCGTTTCGTCGGCATGAAATCGCGCGGTGTCTACGAAACGCCCGGCGGCACAATATTGCTCGCTGCCCACCGCGCCATCGAAAGCCTGACGCTCGACCGCGGCGCCGCGCATCTGAAAGACGAGATCATGCCGCGCTACGCCGAGCTGATCTATAACGGCTTCTGGTTCTCGCCCGAGCGCGAGATGCTCCAGGCCTTGATCGACAAGAGCCAGGAGAATGTCGAAGGCGAAGTGACGCTCGAACTCTACAAGGGCAACGTCATCACCGTCGGCCGCGAAAGCACGAAATCGCTCTATTCGCCCACCCTCGTCACCTTCGAAGACGATAAGGGCGCCTACGACCAGAAAGACGCCGCAGGCTTCATCAAGCTCAACGCGTTGCGTCTGCGCACCCTCGGAAAGCGCAACCAGGGTTGA
- the typA gene encoding translational GTPase TypA translates to MALRNIAIIAHVDHGKTTLVDELLKQSGSFRDNQKVAERAMDSNDIERERGITILAKCTSVEWKGTRINIVDTPGHADFGGEVERILNMVDGVVVLVDASEGPLPQTKFVVSKALKRGIRPIVAINKIDRPDERHVEVLNDVFDLFANLDATDEQLDFPVLYGSGRNGWMARDPSGPAENLAPMFDLILEHVPPPEVNDGPFSMLATTLDADPFLGRILTGRITSGTVKPNQQLKAMDRDGKVLENFRVQKVLAFHGLERVPVEQASAGDIIALAGMSEANVADTLADPSVENPLPAQPVDPPTLSMNFRINDGPFAGQEGDKVQSRVIRDRLLKEAERNIAIRVVENEDRDSFSVSGRGELQLAILIENMRREGFELTVSRPKVVFETDAETGQRLEPIEEVIIDVDDDYTGVVVQKLSERKGDLLEMRPSGGGRTRMVFHVPTRGLLGYQAELLSDTRGTGIMNKLFHSYKPFKGEIAGRRTGVLISNSPGEAVAYAIFNLQDRGPFMINPQDRVYEGMIVGEHSRDNDLEVNVIKGKKLTNVRASGKDDAVLLTPPMRLTLEKAMSYITDEELVEVTPKNIRLRKRWLDPNERKRQSRKSEAERAG, encoded by the coding sequence ATGGCCCTTCGCAATATCGCGATCATCGCGCACGTCGACCATGGCAAAACGACCCTCGTCGACGAGCTTCTGAAGCAGTCCGGCTCCTTCCGCGACAACCAGAAAGTCGCCGAACGCGCGATGGATTCCAACGACATCGAGCGCGAACGCGGCATCACCATTCTCGCCAAGTGCACAAGCGTCGAATGGAAAGGCACGCGCATCAATATCGTCGATACGCCAGGCCACGCCGACTTCGGCGGCGAAGTCGAGCGTATCTTGAACATGGTCGACGGCGTCGTCGTTCTAGTCGACGCGTCCGAAGGCCCGTTGCCGCAGACCAAGTTCGTCGTTTCCAAAGCCCTGAAGCGTGGCATCCGCCCGATCGTCGCGATCAACAAGATCGACCGCCCCGACGAACGCCACGTCGAGGTCTTGAATGACGTCTTCGATCTCTTTGCCAATCTTGACGCGACCGACGAGCAGCTCGATTTTCCGGTTCTCTACGGGTCCGGCCGCAACGGCTGGATGGCCCGTGATCCGTCGGGCCCGGCAGAAAATCTGGCGCCGATGTTCGACCTGATCCTCGAACACGTGCCGCCGCCGGAGGTCAATGACGGCCCGTTCTCCATGCTCGCGACGACGCTGGACGCCGATCCGTTCCTCGGCCGTATTTTGACCGGCCGTATCACGTCAGGAACCGTCAAGCCGAACCAGCAGCTCAAAGCGATGGACCGCGACGGCAAAGTCCTCGAGAACTTCCGCGTGCAAAAGGTTCTCGCCTTCCACGGCCTCGAGCGCGTTCCGGTTGAGCAGGCGAGCGCCGGTGACATCATCGCCCTCGCCGGTATGAGCGAAGCCAACGTTGCCGATACGCTTGCCGATCCTTCGGTTGAAAATCCGTTGCCGGCTCAGCCGGTCGATCCGCCGACGCTGTCGATGAACTTCCGCATCAACGATGGCCCGTTCGCAGGTCAGGAAGGCGACAAGGTCCAAAGCCGCGTTATTCGCGATCGTCTGCTGAAGGAAGCTGAGCGCAACATCGCCATCCGCGTTGTCGAAAACGAGGATCGCGATAGCTTCTCGGTCTCGGGCCGCGGCGAACTTCAGCTCGCGATCCTGATCGAGAATATGCGCCGCGAAGGCTTCGAGTTGACCGTGTCACGTCCGAAGGTCGTGTTCGAGACTGATGCCGAGACCGGCCAGCGCTTGGAGCCGATCGAAGAAGTCATCATCGACGTCGATGACGACTACACCGGCGTCGTCGTGCAGAAGCTGTCCGAACGCAAAGGCGACCTTTTGGAAATGCGCCCCTCGGGCGGCGGACGCACGCGCATGGTGTTCCACGTCCCGACGCGTGGCCTCCTTGGCTATCAGGCGGAGCTGCTCTCCGACACGCGCGGCACCGGCATTATGAACAAGCTGTTCCACTCCTATAAACCGTTCAAGGGTGAGATTGCGGGACGCCGCACAGGCGTTCTGATCTCGAACAGTCCGGGCGAAGCGGTGGCTTACGCGATCTTCAATCTTCAGGATCGCGGCCCCTTCATGATCAATCCGCAGGACCGCGTTTACGAAGGCATGATCGTCGGCGAGCATTCGCGCGACAACGATCTCGAAGTGAACGTCATCAAGGGTAAGAAGCTGACCAACGTCCGCGCCTCCGGCAAGGACGACGCCGTACTGCTGACGCCGCCGATGCGCCTGACCCTCGAAAAGGCGATGAGCTACATCACCGACGAAGAGTTGGTTGAGGTGACGCCGAAGAACATCCGCTTGCGCAAGCGCTGGCTCGATCCCAACGAGCGCAAGCGTCAGAGCCGCAAGAGCGAAGCGGAACGCGCGGGCTGA
- a CDS encoding site-2 protease family protein → MNFLSDTPRLELFRLGGIPIKIDITFILVPIFLWNVLLSSPNTFAILTIGVFLSVLLHELGHATLARLFRVPVGEILVGGFYGYARMLQAAPSTLANILILFAGPLTNGLLFLLCWHVLGQPQIGITGQFGPIDPTPWLANNPWAIYAAFMLARINLAMLVFNLLPAFPLDGGRIYRDILGAVLSRTFAIRAIALLGVAIGLWSAYTAYASFNHNLVLLLIGAQIAIMNWAILKRPADAEDR, encoded by the coding sequence ATGAATTTTCTTAGCGACACCCCGAGACTGGAACTGTTCCGGCTCGGCGGCATCCCGATCAAGATCGACATCACCTTCATTCTGGTGCCGATCTTTTTATGGAATGTCCTTCTTAGTTCGCCCAACACCTTTGCAATCCTGACGATCGGCGTCTTTCTATCCGTACTGCTGCACGAGCTTGGCCACGCGACGCTCGCGCGCCTCTTCCGCGTACCCGTCGGCGAAATTCTGGTCGGCGGCTTCTACGGCTACGCGCGGATGCTGCAAGCCGCACCGTCCACGCTCGCCAACATTCTGATCCTGTTCGCCGGGCCGCTCACCAACGGACTGCTTTTCCTGCTGTGCTGGCACGTGCTCGGTCAGCCTCAAATCGGCATCACCGGTCAATTTGGTCCGATTGATCCGACGCCCTGGCTCGCGAACAATCCATGGGCCATTTATGCCGCTTTCATGCTGGCGCGCATCAATCTCGCAATGCTGGTGTTCAACCTGCTGCCTGCATTCCCGCTCGACGGCGGACGGATTTATCGCGACATCCTGGGCGCTGTCTTGTCCCGCACATTTGCGATCCGCGCGATTGCGCTCCTTGGTGTCGCTATCGGGCTATGGAGCGCCTACACCGCTTACGCCAGCTTCAATCACAATCTGGTCCTGCTTTTGATCGGCGCACAGATCGCCATCATGAACTGGGCCATTCTGAAACGCCCAGCCGACGCCGAAGACCGCTAG
- a CDS encoding Fic family protein, producing the protein MRHNSRVGTFSSTAALGERVRCYVPRPLPPDPQLDLTRLMGRITRADQALGRLDGVASILPSTGLFVFMYVRKEALLSSQIEGTQSSFSDLLLFENEETPSVPFDDVEEVSNYVVAMKHGLKRLAEGFPLSLRLIREMHEKLLTSGRGSGKQPGEFRSSQNWIGGTRPGNAIFVPPPPEKVIACLGDLEKFLHDRESYPVLIRAALAHVQFETIHPFLDGNGRLGRLLITLMLCEEQTLSEPILYLSLYLKKNRARYYELLQLVREKGDWETWLEFFLDGVVETAEQGADTARRMLALFNKDKEKISTLGRATASALRVHGELQKAPLLSVPIMAKRLKLSQPTVQKSLDHLTDLGIVQEITGKRRSRLYQYTKYLRILDEGTEPLRRSG; encoded by the coding sequence ATGCGGCATAACTCCCGAGTGGGCACATTTTCGTCGACGGCAGCGCTAGGCGAAAGAGTCCGGTGTTACGTGCCGCGTCCTCTGCCTCCCGATCCTCAGCTTGATCTCACTCGTCTGATGGGGCGGATCACTAGAGCGGATCAAGCTCTAGGGCGTCTCGATGGAGTAGCATCTATCCTCCCGTCGACCGGTCTCTTCGTCTTTATGTACGTGCGGAAAGAAGCGCTTTTATCGTCACAGATCGAGGGCACCCAGTCGTCGTTTTCAGATCTACTTCTGTTTGAAAATGAGGAAACGCCTTCAGTGCCATTCGACGACGTCGAAGAGGTATCCAACTACGTTGTTGCTATGAAGCATGGATTGAAGCGTCTCGCAGAGGGTTTTCCGCTTTCCCTACGCCTAATCCGAGAAATGCACGAGAAGCTTCTCACCAGCGGTCGGGGTAGCGGCAAACAGCCAGGTGAGTTCCGTAGCAGTCAGAACTGGATCGGCGGGACGCGACCAGGTAATGCGATCTTCGTTCCTCCGCCCCCTGAGAAAGTGATCGCATGCTTGGGTGACCTCGAGAAATTTCTACATGATCGCGAGTCTTATCCGGTGCTCATTCGGGCGGCATTGGCCCACGTCCAATTTGAGACGATCCACCCGTTCCTCGATGGTAATGGGCGCCTCGGACGACTGCTCATCACGCTCATGCTTTGCGAAGAACAGACCCTGAGCGAACCGATCCTTTATCTCAGCCTCTACCTTAAGAAAAACCGAGCGCGGTACTACGAGCTTCTTCAACTCGTTCGAGAGAAAGGCGACTGGGAGACGTGGTTGGAGTTTTTTCTCGACGGTGTCGTGGAGACCGCTGAACAAGGGGCTGACACAGCACGCAGGATGCTCGCTCTGTTCAATAAGGATAAGGAGAAAATCTCTACGCTAGGCCGTGCGACGGCGTCCGCTCTCCGTGTGCATGGCGAGCTGCAGAAGGCACCACTTCTTTCGGTGCCCATCATGGCCAAGAGGCTCAAGCTTTCGCAGCCCACCGTGCAGAAGTCGCTCGATCATTTGACCGATCTCGGCATCGTTCAGGAGATCACCGGAAAAAGACGTAGCCGATTATATCAATACACAAAATATTTGAGGATTTTGGACGAAGGGACCGAGCCCCTTCGCCGCTCGGGATGA
- the rlmN gene encoding 23S rRNA (adenine(2503)-C(2))-methyltransferase RlmN yields MTAAPLVKIDTDTSAAKPSLAGLTRDRLKLALAAAGVPEKQLRMRVGQLWSWIYVRGVTSFEDMTDVSKDLRRQLADLYTLDRPEIVSEQISVDGTRKWLLRLAKRSHEARPPEIETVYIPESDRGTLCISSQVGCTLNCSFCHTGTQRLVRNLEAEEIVGQIMLARDRIGDWPGAKGPDDGRLLPNAERKITNVVLMGMGEPLYNFDNVKAAMDVASDGEGLSLSKRRITLSTSGVVPEIPRWGEEADTMLAISLHATNDALRDELVPINKKYPIAELMEACRNYPGLSNARRITFEYVMLKGVNDSLAEARALVRLLSGIPAKINLIPFNPWPGSRYECSDWETIERFADVVNRAGYASPVRTPRGRDILAACGQLRSESQRLAAKDRAAPTANP; encoded by the coding sequence ATGACCGCCGCGCCCTTGGTTAAGATCGATACGGATACGTCCGCCGCGAAGCCTTCGCTCGCAGGTCTGACGCGCGACCGCCTGAAGCTCGCGCTCGCCGCTGCAGGCGTACCCGAGAAGCAGCTCCGCATGCGCGTCGGCCAGCTCTGGAGCTGGATCTACGTCCGTGGCGTCACGAGCTTCGAGGACATGACGGACGTCTCCAAAGACCTCCGCCGTCAACTCGCCGACCTTTACACACTGGACCGGCCCGAGATCGTCTCCGAGCAAATTTCGGTCGACGGCACGCGCAAGTGGCTTCTTCGCCTGGCAAAACGCAGCCACGAGGCGCGGCCGCCGGAAATCGAAACCGTCTACATTCCGGAAAGCGACCGGGGCACACTCTGCATTTCGAGCCAGGTCGGCTGCACGCTGAATTGCTCGTTCTGCCATACCGGCACCCAGCGCCTCGTGCGCAATCTCGAAGCCGAAGAAATTGTCGGCCAGATCATGCTGGCGCGCGACCGCATCGGCGATTGGCCCGGCGCGAAAGGCCCCGACGACGGCCGTCTGTTGCCCAACGCGGAACGCAAGATCACCAACGTCGTGCTGATGGGCATGGGCGAACCGCTTTATAATTTCGACAACGTCAAAGCCGCGATGGACGTCGCCTCCGACGGCGAAGGCCTGTCGCTATCGAAGCGGCGCATCACGCTCTCGACGTCAGGCGTCGTTCCCGAAATTCCGCGGTGGGGCGAAGAAGCCGACACGATGCTCGCGATCTCACTGCACGCGACGAACGACGCGCTGCGCGATGAACTCGTGCCGATCAACAAGAAATACCCCATCGCCGAGCTGATGGAGGCCTGCCGCAATTATCCGGGCCTATCGAATGCGCGCCGCATCACCTTCGAATACGTGATGCTGAAGGGCGTGAACGACAGCCTTGCCGAAGCCCGCGCGCTGGTACGGCTGCTGTCGGGAATTCCGGCGAAAATCAACCTGATCCCGTTCAATCCGTGGCCGGGCTCGCGCTATGAATGCTCGGATTGGGAAACCATCGAACGCTTCGCCGACGTCGTGAACCGTGCAGGCTACGCAAGCCCCGTCCGCACGCCGCGTGGACGCGATATTCTCGCCGCCTGCGGGCAACTTAGGTCCGAAAGTCAGCGCCTGGCCGCCAAGGATCGCGCGGCTCCTACCGCAAATCCCTAA
- a CDS encoding agmatine deiminase family protein, with translation MTVAADGLPVVTPAEWAPQKAIWTAWPADPDEWNGDLETPRRDVAALVRALSLAGNKVRLLVNGEEAKASAEAALRDTAELIPAKYGDIWLRDTGPIFAHVGNDRVALRFKTNSWGGKYDLPDDAIVGDDVARLSNVPVRRFDFVLEGGAVDHDGEGTILATQQTLLNPNRNGWTKEAAEAELARAFGTKKVIWIDEGLKNDHTDGHVDNIARFVAPGRVVCQAPAGPDDPNAEILNAIAASLEKATDAMGRKLDVVRIPGVGLYRNALGEISPASHMNFLIANDVVVVPIYGTATEADALSALQAVFPTRAVVGVSSRGLLGCGEAGGGSFHCITQQEPL, from the coding sequence ATGACAGTCGCGGCCGACGGACTGCCGGTGGTGACACCTGCCGAATGGGCGCCCCAGAAAGCGATCTGGACCGCGTGGCCCGCCGATCCCGATGAGTGGAACGGCGATCTTGAAACCCCGCGCCGCGACGTGGCTGCCCTCGTTCGCGCCCTGAGCCTCGCCGGCAACAAGGTCCGGCTGCTCGTCAACGGCGAGGAAGCCAAGGCATCGGCGGAAGCCGCGCTTCGTGATACCGCCGAACTGATCCCGGCGAAGTACGGCGATATCTGGCTGCGCGACACCGGCCCGATCTTCGCGCACGTCGGCAACGACCGCGTGGCTCTGCGCTTCAAGACGAACAGCTGGGGTGGGAAGTACGATCTGCCGGACGACGCAATCGTCGGCGATGACGTGGCCCGCTTATCAAACGTTCCCGTGCGACGCTTCGATTTCGTGCTCGAAGGCGGCGCTGTCGATCACGACGGCGAAGGCACGATCCTCGCCACGCAGCAGACCTTGCTCAATCCCAATCGCAACGGCTGGACCAAGGAGGCCGCCGAAGCCGAACTCGCCCGCGCGTTCGGCACGAAGAAAGTCATCTGGATCGACGAAGGCCTAAAGAACGACCACACCGACGGCCACGTCGACAACATCGCCCGCTTCGTTGCGCCCGGCCGCGTCGTCTGCCAGGCGCCCGCCGGACCTGACGATCCGAACGCTGAAATCCTGAACGCCATCGCCGCATCGCTTGAAAAGGCGACGGACGCGATGGGCCGCAAGCTCGACGTCGTCCGCATCCCCGGCGTCGGGCTCTATCGCAATGCTCTTGGCGAAATCTCGCCTGCGTCCCATATGAATTTCCTCATCGCCAACGACGTTGTCGTCGTTCCGATTTATGGGACTGCTACGGAAGCCGACGCGCTTTCAGCGCTCCAAGCCGTCTTCCCAACGCGCGCAGTCGTCGGCGTATCGTCCCGAGGTCTGCTCGGCTGCGGCGAAGCCGGCGGCGGATCTTTTCACTGCATCACTCAACAGGAGCCTCTGTAG
- the hslU gene encoding ATP-dependent protease ATPase subunit HslU, which translates to MTNFSPREIVSELDRYIVGQGDAKRAVAIALRNRWRRQQLTGELRDEVLPKNILMIGPTGVGKTEISRRLAKLAGAPFLKVEATKFTEVGYVGRDVESIIRDLVEVGLGLVKESKRQGVRAKAEKAAEERVLDALVGSNASPSTRDSFRKKLRNNELNDKEIDILVADTASPIPTFDMPGGSMATINISEMLGKALGQRTKSRRVTVLDSFEILIAEESDKLIDSDQISGEAVAAVENNGIVFLDEIDKISSRGDGTRGGADVSREGVQRDLLPLIEGTTVATKYGPVKTDHILFIASGAFHVSKPSDLLPELQGRLPIRVELNALSRDDMKRILTEPQASLIKQYVALMQTEGLTLEFKPDAIDALADAAVEVNSTVENIGARRLQTVLERVLDEVSFEASDKSGATVVIDGPYVTERVGQLSKNADLSRFIL; encoded by the coding sequence ATGACCAACTTTTCCCCGCGTGAAATCGTATCCGAACTCGACCGCTACATCGTCGGCCAAGGCGACGCCAAGCGCGCCGTCGCCATCGCGTTGCGCAACCGTTGGCGCCGCCAGCAATTGACCGGTGAGTTGCGCGACGAAGTTCTGCCGAAGAACATCTTGATGATCGGCCCGACCGGCGTCGGCAAAACCGAAATCTCCCGCCGCTTGGCGAAACTCGCGGGCGCGCCGTTCCTCAAAGTCGAAGCCACAAAATTCACCGAGGTCGGCTACGTCGGCCGCGACGTCGAAAGCATTATCCGCGATCTCGTCGAAGTCGGCTTGGGCCTCGTCAAAGAATCGAAACGCCAAGGCGTGCGCGCCAAAGCCGAAAAAGCAGCCGAAGAGCGCGTGCTTGATGCGCTTGTCGGCTCGAACGCCTCACCATCCACGCGCGATAGCTTCCGCAAGAAGCTGCGCAACAATGAATTGAACGACAAGGAAATCGACATCCTTGTCGCCGATACGGCGTCTCCCATCCCCACGTTCGACATGCCGGGCGGCTCGATGGCAACGATCAACATCAGCGAGATGCTGGGCAAGGCACTCGGCCAGCGCACCAAATCACGGCGCGTCACCGTTCTCGACAGCTTCGAAATCTTGATCGCGGAAGAAAGCGACAAGCTGATCGACAGCGATCAGATCTCCGGCGAAGCCGTCGCCGCCGTAGAAAACAACGGCATCGTCTTCCTCGACGAAATCGACAAAATCTCCTCGCGCGGCGATGGCACGCGTGGTGGCGCCGATGTCTCGCGCGAAGGCGTCCAGCGTGATCTTTTGCCGTTGATCGAAGGCACGACGGTCGCGACGAAGTACGGCCCTGTAAAAACTGACCACATTCTCTTCATCGCCTCCGGCGCCTTTCACGTCTCGAAGCCGTCGGACCTGCTGCCTGAGTTGCAAGGCCGCCTGCCGATCCGCGTCGAGCTCAACGCGCTCTCGCGCGATGACATGAAACGCATTTTGACGGAACCGCAGGCGAGCCTCATCAAGCAGTACGTCGCCTTGATGCAGACCGAAGGCCTGACGCTCGAATTCAAACCCGACGCGATCGACGCGCTGGCCGACGCCGCGGTGGAAGTGAATTCGACCGTCGAGAACATCGGCGCGCGCCGTCTGCAGACGGTTCTGGAACGCGTGCTCGATGAGGTTTCGTTCGAAGCCTCCGACAAGAGCGGCGCCACCGTCGTCATCGACGGCCCCTACGTGACAGAGCGCGTCGGCCAACTCTCGAAAAACGCCGACCTCAGCCGGTTTATCCTTTAA
- the aguB gene encoding N-carbamoylputrescine amidase — protein sequence MARRSITVGSIQTSYGPDLETNIAKTEAFVREAAGRGAEVILPSELFEGIYFCTRQDPKWFETARPLMEHPAVLRLRELAKSLNVVIPISFFEKDGPRYYNSIAIADADGEILGVYRKSHIPDGPGYQEKYYFRPGDTGFKAWNTKAGKIGVGICWDQWYPETARAMVLQGAEILFYPTAIGSEPYDSSLDTHLQWQRAMQGHAVSNAVPIVAANRTGLEDNDGVKQKFYGHSFISDHRGELVQKFDADDEGVLVHTFDLDLIESYRADWGFFRDRRTDLYAKSII from the coding sequence ATGGCGCGACGCTCGATCACCGTCGGGAGCATTCAAACGTCCTACGGTCCGGACCTCGAAACCAACATCGCCAAGACGGAAGCGTTCGTCCGCGAGGCTGCTGGCCGCGGTGCCGAAGTGATTTTGCCGTCGGAGCTGTTCGAAGGCATCTACTTCTGCACGCGCCAGGACCCGAAGTGGTTCGAGACGGCCCGGCCGCTGATGGAGCATCCGGCGGTGTTGCGGCTCCGCGAGCTTGCCAAGTCGCTGAACGTCGTCATTCCGATCTCGTTCTTCGAGAAGGACGGCCCGCGCTATTACAATAGCATCGCCATTGCCGATGCTGACGGCGAGATCCTCGGCGTCTATCGCAAGAGCCACATCCCCGACGGCCCGGGCTATCAGGAAAAATATTATTTCCGCCCTGGCGATACCGGCTTCAAAGCCTGGAACACGAAGGCTGGCAAAATCGGCGTCGGCATCTGCTGGGACCAGTGGTATCCTGAAACCGCCCGCGCCATGGTGCTTCAAGGCGCGGAAATTCTGTTCTACCCGACCGCCATCGGCTCGGAACCCTATGATTCGAGCCTCGACACCCATCTCCAGTGGCAGCGCGCCATGCAGGGCCATGCCGTGTCGAACGCCGTCCCGATCGTTGCCGCCAATCGCACCGGTCTCGAAGACAATGACGGGGTGAAGCAGAAATTCTACGGCCACTCGTTCATCAGCGACCACCGCGGCGAGCTGGTTCAAAAGTTCGATGCCGACGATGAAGGCGTGCTCGTCCACACCTTTGATCTGGATCTGATCGAGAGCTATCGCGCCGATTGGGGATTCTTTCGCGACCGGCGCACCGATCTCTATGCTAAGAGTATCATCTGA
- a CDS encoding molybdopterin-binding protein encodes MKISARNVLKGKIVEVTKGVTTAHVRIDIGGTIVTASITNESVDDLGLAKGMSASAVIKSSDVMIAVE; translated from the coding sequence ATGAAGATCAGTGCCAGAAATGTGCTTAAGGGAAAGATCGTCGAGGTTACCAAGGGAGTAACGACGGCGCACGTCCGCATCGACATCGGTGGCACAATCGTGACGGCGTCGATTACGAACGAGTCCGTCGACGATCTCGGTCTGGCCAAGGGCATGTCAGCATCGGCCGTCATCAAATCATCCGACGTGATGATTGCGGTCGAATAG
- a CDS encoding 2-hydroxychromene-2-carboxylate isomerase encodes MGPTIIFWYEFASTYSYLSAMRIADAAERAEVEVEWRPFLLGPVFKSQGWDTSPFNLYPAKGRYMVRDIARTAAARGLPFQMPATFPGNGLKAARLAIAAKAQGKIGGFTRAVYAAAFGKGLDIFDDAVLTDCLLSAGLNPEATRTLASDPAVKAALRANTDEAQALGIFGAPSFTTGDGELFWGDDRLDQALAWACAKTTAKS; translated from the coding sequence ATGGGACCGACGATTATCTTTTGGTACGAATTCGCGTCGACCTACTCCTATCTCAGCGCGATGCGCATCGCGGATGCAGCCGAGCGGGCGGAGGTCGAGGTCGAATGGCGGCCGTTTCTGCTCGGCCCGGTCTTCAAATCGCAAGGCTGGGACACGTCTCCGTTCAATCTTTATCCGGCCAAAGGCCGCTACATGGTACGCGATATCGCGCGCACGGCAGCGGCGCGCGGACTCCCCTTCCAGATGCCGGCGACGTTCCCCGGCAACGGGCTGAAGGCCGCCCGCCTCGCCATCGCTGCCAAGGCGCAGGGAAAGATCGGCGGTTTCACGCGTGCCGTCTATGCGGCGGCGTTCGGGAAGGGTTTGGACATCTTCGATGACGCTGTCTTGACGGACTGCCTGCTGTCCGCCGGTCTTAATCCGGAAGCGACGCGCACGCTGGCGTCGGATCCAGCTGTCAAAGCTGCCTTGCGCGCCAACACGGACGAGGCGCAGGCGCTGGGAATTTTCGGAGCGCCGAGTTTCACGACCGGCGATGGCGAACTGTTCTGGGGTGACGATCGGCTGGATCAGGCGCTGGCGTGGGCATGCGCGAAAACGACGGCAAAATCGTGA